The Achromobacter deleyi genome has a window encoding:
- a CDS encoding BamA/TamA family outer membrane protein — translation MLIRHDVRRLIGALGMMVAMGAADIQAQPASFTDPEDGAFDMSDFLLHRKGVLPVPMVITEPAVGYGGGLMLLHFSESLAEAGQKSREAGGPLTPPNITGVAAMGTENGSRGAGLFHFHTWDQDRYRYIGALAQGRMNLEYYGLLNQGRSYELKGTFLVQQLLAKVGDSRWYIGPRYTYFKSDTTFTGAAATELGIKDQSLSVGKLGLVVDYDNRDNMFYPTKGSYAELEAQFARNWLGSSKSFENYRAVGYTWLPLNPKWTLGLRLDGQTTSGSVPFYAQPYVDLRGVSRGRYQDRTALATEMELRWNVTPRWSILGFSGVGKAYGRWRSFGEADNVVSVGTGFRYLIARKLGLTVGIDIAHSKDQNAFYIQVGSAWR, via the coding sequence ATGCTCATTCGGCACGATGTACGTCGGTTGATCGGGGCGTTGGGCATGATGGTGGCAATGGGCGCGGCCGACATCCAGGCGCAGCCGGCGTCATTCACCGATCCGGAGGATGGCGCCTTTGACATGAGCGATTTCCTCCTGCATCGCAAGGGCGTACTGCCGGTTCCAATGGTCATCACCGAGCCAGCGGTGGGCTATGGCGGGGGGCTGATGCTGCTGCACTTTTCCGAATCGCTGGCGGAGGCCGGGCAAAAGTCCAGGGAAGCTGGCGGTCCTTTGACTCCGCCAAATATCACGGGCGTGGCCGCCATGGGGACGGAGAACGGCTCGCGTGGCGCCGGTCTTTTTCATTTTCACACCTGGGACCAGGACCGCTATCGGTACATCGGCGCCTTGGCGCAAGGCCGGATGAATCTGGAGTACTACGGCTTGCTCAACCAGGGACGAAGCTACGAACTCAAGGGCACATTCCTGGTTCAGCAACTGCTCGCCAAGGTCGGCGATTCCCGCTGGTACATCGGACCGCGCTATACCTATTTCAAATCGGATACGACCTTTACGGGCGCCGCCGCCACCGAGCTGGGCATCAAGGACCAGTCGCTCAGCGTCGGCAAGCTCGGGCTCGTTGTCGACTACGACAATCGCGACAACATGTTCTATCCGACCAAAGGCAGCTATGCCGAGCTGGAGGCCCAGTTTGCCCGGAACTGGCTGGGCAGCTCCAAGTCGTTCGAGAACTACCGTGCGGTCGGCTACACCTGGCTGCCGCTGAATCCGAAATGGACACTAGGCCTGCGGCTGGACGGACAAACCACCAGCGGGTCCGTGCCGTTCTACGCGCAGCCGTATGTCGATCTGCGCGGCGTGTCCCGCGGACGCTACCAGGACAGGACCGCGCTGGCCACGGAAATGGAGTTGCGCTGGAACGTAACGCCACGCTGGTCGATCCTCGGTTTCAGCGGTGTAGGCAAGGCTTATGGACGCTGGAGGTCGTTCGGGGAGGCCGACAATGTCGTAAGCGTAGGAACGGGCTTTCGTTATCTGATCGCGCGAAAGCTGGGCTTGACGGTTGGCATCGATATCGCACACAGCAAAGACCAGAATGCGTTCTATATCCAGGTGGGCAGCGCATGGCGCTAG
- a CDS encoding FMN-dependent NADH-azoreductase: MNILHITCSPRGRASESYRLSQRLVDRLAASAGGPDAQVTEIDATALPHVDQDYAAALSARADPAGEILGRGALRQSGELIESLQSASHIVIATPMHNFTVPASLKVWIDHVVRVRSTFQITPEGKVGTLADRPVYVAISSGGEFSGDAARQPDFLTPYLKHVLGTIGLRDVTFFSVQGTARGEEALEAARAQAEAEIAAHVFAPSEREGLLTA; this comes from the coding sequence ATGAACATTTTGCACATTACCTGCAGCCCGAGGGGCCGCGCATCCGAAAGCTATCGTTTGTCGCAACGACTGGTGGACCGCCTGGCCGCATCCGCCGGCGGCCCGGACGCCCAGGTGACCGAAATCGACGCCACTGCCCTGCCCCACGTTGACCAGGATTACGCCGCCGCCCTGAGCGCGCGGGCGGATCCTGCCGGAGAGATCCTGGGCCGCGGCGCGCTGCGCCAGTCCGGCGAGCTGATCGAAAGCCTGCAAAGCGCCAGCCACATCGTGATTGCGACGCCCATGCACAACTTCACGGTGCCCGCGTCGTTGAAGGTCTGGATCGACCATGTGGTGCGGGTACGCAGCACATTCCAGATCACGCCCGAAGGCAAGGTGGGCACACTGGCGGATCGCCCCGTCTATGTGGCGATCTCTTCCGGCGGCGAGTTCTCGGGCGACGCCGCGCGTCAGCCCGACTTCCTGACGCCCTATCTGAAGCACGTGCTGGGGACGATAGGGTTGCGGGACGTGACGTTCTTTTCGGTGCAGGGCACGGCGCGCGGCGAAGAAGCGCTCGAGGCCGCGCGCGCCCAGGCCGAGGCCGAGATCGCGGCGCATGTGTTCGCGCCGAGCGAGCGTGAGGGACTGTTGACGGCCTGA
- a CDS encoding PLP-dependent aminotransferase family protein produces MIPARPEGLLTLSDASDEPLYRQVYERFRGAIAEGTLKPGDRIPSARALAKDVGVARGTIEVAYSLLAAEGYIQPRGQAGTIVAPYLQPQALAAPPSAPRSVEKPDVAWPRPDAPLPFQMGLPALDAFPRKIWARLGARHLRGMQPPDLAYPEPAGLLALRTATAAYLQVARGIQCTPSQVFITSGYNNTMQLILQALFKPGDSVWVEDPGYPPTRALLAQAGMQAVPLRVDAEGMVVESGIAAEPRARAAVVTPAHQSPLCLSLSLPRRQALLDWAERSNAWIVEDDYDGEYRYVSRPLPALKSLDRQGRVLYAGTFSKVLFPGLRLAYLVVPEEQAPRFERLCMLLAGGAPALTQGILASFINEGHFGRHIQRMRRLYSSRRDATAAGLSAVLGSHLHIEPQPGGMHLVARMDGHQTDRPLAARMLANGLYAHALSHWSAAPDAQSGLLMSFTNIASAEQAEQLAARILRLM; encoded by the coding sequence ATGATTCCTGCCCGCCCCGAGGGTCTGCTGACCCTTTCCGATGCCAGCGACGAACCGCTATACCGCCAGGTGTACGAACGCTTTCGCGGCGCCATCGCCGAAGGCACCCTCAAGCCGGGCGACCGCATTCCGTCGGCGCGCGCACTGGCCAAAGACGTGGGGGTGGCGCGCGGCACCATCGAGGTTGCCTATTCGCTGCTGGCCGCCGAAGGTTACATACAGCCGCGCGGACAGGCCGGCACCATCGTCGCCCCTTACCTGCAGCCGCAGGCCCTGGCGGCTCCCCCGTCCGCGCCCAGGTCCGTCGAAAAGCCGGATGTGGCCTGGCCGCGCCCGGATGCGCCGCTGCCTTTCCAGATGGGGCTGCCCGCGCTGGATGCCTTTCCCCGCAAGATCTGGGCGCGGCTGGGCGCGCGCCATCTGCGCGGCATGCAGCCGCCGGACCTGGCGTATCCCGAGCCCGCGGGCCTGCTGGCGTTACGGACGGCCACGGCGGCTTACCTGCAGGTGGCGCGCGGCATCCAATGCACGCCGTCGCAGGTGTTCATTACCTCGGGCTACAACAACACCATGCAGCTCATCCTGCAGGCGCTGTTCAAGCCGGGCGACTCGGTCTGGGTGGAAGATCCGGGCTATCCGCCCACGCGCGCGCTGCTGGCGCAGGCCGGCATGCAGGCCGTGCCGCTACGGGTGGACGCAGAAGGCATGGTGGTGGAATCCGGCATCGCGGCCGAACCCCGCGCCCGCGCGGCGGTGGTCACGCCCGCTCACCAGAGCCCGCTGTGCCTGTCGCTGTCGCTGCCCCGCCGGCAGGCGCTGCTGGACTGGGCCGAGCGCAGCAACGCGTGGATCGTCGAAGACGACTATGACGGCGAGTACCGCTACGTCAGCCGGCCGTTGCCGGCCTTGAAGAGCCTGGACCGGCAGGGCCGGGTGCTGTATGCGGGCACCTTCAGCAAGGTGCTGTTCCCCGGCTTGCGGCTGGCCTATCTGGTGGTGCCCGAGGAACAGGCGCCGCGCTTCGAGCGCCTCTGCATGCTGCTGGCGGGCGGCGCTCCCGCGCTGACACAGGGGATACTCGCGTCCTTCATCAACGAGGGGCATTTTGGCCGCCACATCCAGCGCATGCGCCGCCTCTACAGCAGCCGCCGCGACGCCACGGCGGCGGGCCTGTCCGCGGTGCTGGGCTCGCACCTGCATATCGAACCGCAGCCGGGCGGCATGCATCTGGTGGCGCGCATGGACGGCCATCAGACCGATAGGCCGCTGGCGGCGCGCATGCTCGCCAACGGCCTGTATGCGCACGCCTTGTCGCACTGGTCCGCCGCGCCGGACGCGCAGTCCGGCCTGCTGATGAGCTTCACGAACATCGCATCCGCCGAACAGGCCGAGCAATTGGCGGCGCGGATCCTGCGGCTGATGTAA
- a CDS encoding enoyl-CoA hydratase: MSIEKTAPLLRSAEGGVVTLRMNRPAQFNALSEALLAALQQEIDALARDPDVRCVVLESEGRAFCAGHDLREMRSQPALDYYRELFRKCGSVMQGLQALPVPVIAKVQGVATAAGCQLVASCDLAVAADTARFAVSGINVGLFCATPAVALSRNVSAKRAFEMLMTARFIDAAQAADWGLINDAVPEQELDARVRGLADEIVAKSPTAVRYGKRMFYKQRQMALADAYDYAGDVMARNMMEDDACEGIDAFLQKRPARWRS, from the coding sequence ATGTCGATAGAAAAAACCGCGCCGTTGCTGCGCAGTGCCGAGGGCGGCGTCGTGACGCTGCGCATGAACCGTCCTGCCCAGTTCAATGCGCTGTCCGAGGCCCTGCTGGCCGCCCTGCAGCAAGAGATCGACGCCCTGGCGCGGGACCCCGACGTGCGCTGCGTGGTGCTGGAATCCGAGGGCCGCGCCTTCTGCGCCGGGCACGACCTGCGCGAGATGCGCAGCCAGCCCGCGCTGGACTATTACCGCGAGCTGTTCCGCAAATGCGGCAGCGTCATGCAGGGCCTGCAGGCCCTGCCCGTGCCCGTCATCGCCAAGGTGCAAGGCGTTGCCACGGCGGCCGGCTGCCAGCTGGTGGCAAGCTGCGACCTGGCCGTCGCCGCCGACACCGCCAGATTCGCGGTATCCGGCATCAACGTCGGCCTGTTCTGCGCCACGCCCGCGGTGGCCTTGAGCCGCAACGTGTCGGCCAAGCGCGCCTTCGAGATGCTGATGACCGCGCGCTTCATCGACGCCGCCCAGGCGGCGGACTGGGGGCTGATCAACGATGCCGTGCCCGAGCAGGAACTGGACGCGCGGGTGCGCGGCCTGGCCGATGAGATCGTCGCGAAAAGCCCCACCGCGGTGCGCTATGGCAAGCGCATGTTCTACAAGCAGCGGCAGATGGCGCTGGCCGACGCCTACGATTACGCCGGCGACGTGATGGCCCGCAACATGATGGAAGACGATGCCTGCGAGGGCATCGACGCTTTCCTGCAGAAGCGCCCTGCCCGCTGGCGCTCCTAG
- the chrA gene encoding chromate efflux transporter yields MSHPSPHDEHVASKPATDAHSHAGRGSCLEVFLVFLRLGLTSFGGPVAHLAYFRTEFVDRRRWLDDYAYSDLVALCQFLPGPASSQVGMAIGLRRAGWSGMLAAWVAFTLPSALALIGFALGLAHFGWLSGSAAIHGLKVAAVAIVAQAVWGMGRSLCPDRSRAALAVAAALITVVLPTALAQLGAVLLGAVVGAAILQVPPRPILTNSPPGVPRSVGLAALGIFVALMAGLPVWALLTDSALAGQIAGFYRAGALVFGGGHVVLPLLETASVSTGMVSSADFLAGYGAAQAMPGPLFTFAAFLGALSSGPLSGWAGGLTLLAVIFLPGALLVAAALPFWESLRRRPGVRNLVAGVNASVVGILLGALYDPVWTSAILSKADFGLALLLFALLVYARWSPVWVVLLAAAGGWTLGWLV; encoded by the coding sequence ATGTCGCACCCCTCACCGCATGACGAACACGTCGCCAGCAAGCCGGCCACCGATGCGCACAGCCACGCCGGACGCGGATCCTGTCTGGAGGTGTTCCTGGTCTTTCTGCGCCTGGGACTGACCTCGTTTGGCGGTCCGGTGGCGCATCTGGCGTACTTCCGCACTGAATTCGTGGACCGGCGCCGCTGGCTGGATGACTACGCCTACTCCGATCTGGTCGCGCTGTGCCAATTCCTGCCCGGGCCGGCCAGCAGCCAGGTGGGCATGGCGATCGGCCTGCGGCGGGCCGGCTGGTCCGGCATGCTGGCGGCCTGGGTGGCGTTCACGCTGCCGTCCGCGCTTGCGCTGATCGGCTTCGCGCTGGGCCTGGCCCACTTCGGCTGGCTGTCGGGGTCCGCCGCCATACACGGCCTGAAAGTGGCGGCGGTCGCCATCGTCGCCCAGGCGGTCTGGGGGATGGGGCGGTCGCTCTGTCCCGATCGCTCGCGCGCCGCGCTGGCGGTCGCCGCCGCCCTGATCACCGTGGTCCTGCCCACGGCGCTGGCCCAGTTGGGAGCCGTCCTGCTCGGCGCGGTGGTGGGCGCGGCCATCCTGCAGGTGCCGCCCCGGCCCATTCTGACCAATTCGCCGCCGGGCGTGCCGCGTTCGGTGGGCCTGGCCGCCCTGGGCATCTTCGTGGCGCTGATGGCGGGGCTGCCGGTCTGGGCCCTGTTGACGGATAGCGCCCTGGCCGGCCAGATCGCCGGCTTCTACCGCGCGGGGGCACTGGTGTTCGGCGGCGGGCACGTGGTGCTGCCCTTGCTGGAAACGGCATCGGTATCGACCGGCATGGTATCCAGCGCCGACTTCCTGGCGGGCTACGGCGCGGCGCAGGCCATGCCCGGCCCCTTGTTCACGTTCGCGGCCTTCCTGGGTGCGCTGTCGTCCGGCCCCTTGTCCGGCTGGGCGGGCGGATTGACGCTGCTGGCCGTCATCTTCCTGCCAGGCGCCTTGCTGGTGGCGGCCGCGCTGCCTTTCTGGGAAAGCCTGCGCCGGCGCCCCGGTGTGCGCAATCTGGTTGCCGGCGTCAACGCCAGCGTCGTCGGCATCCTGCTCGGCGCCCTGTATGACCCGGTCTGGACCAGCGCCATCCTCAGCAAGGCCGACTTCGGCCTGGCCCTGCTGCTGTTCGCCTTGCTGGTCTATGCGCGCTGGTCGCCCGTCTGGGTGGTGCTGCTTGCCGCGGCGGGCGGCTGGACGCTGGGCTGGCTCGTCTAG
- a CDS encoding GNAT family N-acetyltransferase produces the protein MTETALRHIETPEELRACLPLMRELRPHLEHEEDFIERIGRMRQERYRLLAAMHGGEVVALAGYRFQENLVYGRFLYVDDLVVASGRRGERWGAKLLDHLDGVAHDSQCARLVLDTGLSNALAQRFYFRFGLLTSAIRFCKTAGAPKA, from the coding sequence ATGACAGAAACGGCCCTGCGCCATATAGAGACTCCGGAAGAACTGCGCGCCTGCCTGCCGCTGATGCGCGAACTGCGTCCCCATCTGGAGCACGAGGAGGACTTCATCGAGCGTATCGGCCGCATGCGGCAGGAGCGCTACCGCTTGCTGGCCGCGATGCACGGCGGCGAGGTGGTCGCGCTGGCCGGCTACCGGTTCCAGGAAAACCTGGTCTACGGCCGCTTCCTGTATGTGGACGACCTGGTGGTGGCCAGCGGCCGCCGCGGCGAACGCTGGGGAGCCAAGCTGTTGGACCACCTGGACGGCGTCGCCCACGACAGCCAATGCGCGCGGCTGGTGCTGGACACCGGCCTGTCCAACGCCCTGGCCCAGCGCTTTTATTTCCGGTTTGGCCTGCTCACCAGCGCCATCCGATTCTGCAAGACCGCGGGAGCCCCGAAAGCATGA
- a CDS encoding carboxymuconolactone decarboxylase family protein → MSQRLNYFQVSEALSKKYLDYSMALKKVPVIQELGALVDIRASQINGCGFCLDMHVKEARIHGERELRLHHVAIWRESPLFSPRERAALEWTEALTTLSPQGVPDAVYESVRAQLSESELSDLTFLVVGINGWNRLNVAFRTVPGSADKAYGLDKAGLN, encoded by the coding sequence ATGAGCCAGCGATTGAATTATTTCCAGGTGTCGGAAGCCCTGTCCAAGAAGTATCTCGACTACAGCATGGCGCTGAAGAAAGTCCCCGTGATCCAGGAACTGGGCGCCCTGGTCGATATCCGCGCATCGCAAATCAACGGCTGCGGCTTCTGCCTGGACATGCACGTCAAGGAGGCCAGGATCCATGGCGAACGTGAACTGCGCCTGCATCACGTCGCCATCTGGCGCGAATCGCCCCTGTTTTCCCCGCGCGAGCGCGCCGCGCTGGAATGGACCGAGGCGCTGACCACGCTGTCGCCGCAGGGCGTGCCGGATGCCGTCTATGAATCGGTGCGCGCCCAGCTGTCGGAAAGCGAGCTCTCCGACCTGACCTTCCTGGTCGTCGGCATCAATGGCTGGAACCGGCTGAACGTGGCGTTCCGCACCGTGCCGGGGTCGGCCGACAAGGCCTACGGCCTGGACAAGGCCGGCCTGAACTGA